In the genome of Bosea sp. ANAM02, the window GACGGCGTTACTGCTGGTCGTCTCGGCAGCACTCGACCGCAATGCAGATGCCGCAGGTGCCTGGCGGGCATTGCGACGCGATGCCGGCAAGCACCGCTCGCCCAATGCCGGCTGGCCGGAAGCCGCAATGGCCGGGGCGCTGGGCCTCAGGCTCGCCGGGCCGCGCGTCTATGGCGAAACCCGCGTCGAGGACCACTGGATGGGCGATGGTCGGGCCGGGGCCAATGCCGCCGATATCCGCCGGGCGCTCACGCTCTACAAGCTCTCCTGCGGCCTGCTCTGGGCACTGGCCGCGTTATTGGCGGCCGTGGCGCTGCTCTGAAGCCTCAGTTCGGCACCGGCACGGCCCGCCGCGCGATCGCCTGCAGATCGGCGCCCTGCGGCAGGGAGCCGAAATGGCCGGACCAGCCGCCGGCCAGCCGCGATGCGACATAGGCGTCCGCCACGGCATGCGGCGCATGGCGGATCAAGAGCGAGGCCGACAGGCCCAGCGCCATGCGCTCGACGAAGCGCCGCGCCAGATGCTCGTGCCTGAGCACATCGACCAGATCGGCCTCCAGCCCGGCCAGGAAGGCGTCGTAGCGTGGATCGCTGCCGCGGGCAGCGCGCAACTCGTCTAGCAGGGCCGGCACGCAATCGGGATAGCGGCGGATCGAGCGGAGCACGTCGAGGCAGACGACATTGCCGGTGCCCTCCCAGATGCCGTTGAGCGGCGCCTCGCGATAGAGCCGCGCCATCAGATGGTCCTCGATGAAGCCGTTGCCGCCATGGCACTCCAACGCCTCGACCACGACCGGGGTCGCGCGTTTGCAGTTCCAGTATTTGGCGATCGGCGCGCCGATGCGGCCGATCAGCTTCTCGGCTTCGCTCCCGCCCTCTCGGTCGAGCGCATGGATGAAGCGGAAGGCGAGCCAGGCGGAGGCCTCGACCTCCAAAGCGAGATCGGCGATCACATTCGTCATGATCGGCTGGTCGATCAGCGCCTTCTGGAAAGCACGGCGATGAGCGGTGTGATGCGCCGCCTGCGCGACCGCGTGGCGCATCAAGCCGGCCGAGCCGACGGCGAAATCGAGCCGCGTATAGTGGTTCATTTCCAGCCCGGCGCGGATGCCGTGGCCCGGCTCGCCGATGAGATGCGCGATCACGCCACGGAATTCGACTTCGGACGAGGCGTTGGACTTGTTGCCGCATTTGTCCTTGAGCCGCTGGATCTGCAGGCGGTTGCGCGAGCCGTCCGGCAGCCAGCCCGACACGACGAAGCAGGACACGCCCTCCTCCGTGCGCGCCAGCGTCAGGAACACGTCGGAATGCGGGACCGAGAAGAACCATTTATGGCCGGTCAGCGCATAGGTCCCGTCGGCGTTGCGCGCCGCGACCGTCTGGGTCTGGCGCAGATCGGAGCCGCCCTGCTTCTCGGTCATCGCCATGCCGACCGTGCCGCCGCGCTTCTGTGCCGCCGGCAGCGGGCGGCTATCGTATTCCGAAGAGGTGATCAGCCGGCCGAACTCGGCCCAGCGCGCGGGATCGCGCTGCAGCACGGGAATCGCCGAGTAGGTCATGCCGAGCGGACAGCAGATGCCGTTCTCGCCCTGGTTCCAGAGATAGGAAACGGCAGCACGCGCCACCTGTGCGCCTTCCCGCGGTCTGGTCCAGCACAGCGAATGGAACTCGTCGCGCATGGCGAGCCCCATCAGTTCGTGCCAGGCCGGATGGAACTCGATCTGGTCGACGCGCCGGCCCCAGCGGTCATGGGTGCGCAATTCCGGCAGGCTGCGATTGGCCTGCCGCGCCAGGTCCTGCACGCGTTGCGAGCCGACATGGCCGCCGACGATGCCCGCCTGCTCCCGGAACCAGCCGGCGCCGAAGGCATCGAGGATGCGACCAAGCGCCGGATCGGCGGCGAAGGCGTCATAATCCGCCAGCGCCGGCGCCTGGTTCAGTACCTCATGCGTGTCGTAGCCGTAAGCGTCGAGCGTGGTCATGCGGCCTGTCCTTCTCGGGAGATCAGCGCGGCGAGGGAGAGATCGGCAAGGGCGGCCGCGATCTCGCGGTCGCGCTCGGAGGTGATCGGGCGGTCCGGCGAGAGCGGGCCGATCAGCGCCTCCATGAAGCCGCCGACGATCATCGCGGCGGCAGCATCGGGATCGACCGCGCGGAAGGCCCCCTGCCCTTCGCCCTCAACGACGAGCGCGCGAAAAATACCGGCGATCTCGCGGCGATAATCGAGCCGCGTCGCGTCGACGGCCGGGTCGGCGGGCTCGGCGATCATCGACCAGGCGAGGCGGCGATTGGCGAAGGCGCGGCGCGCAAAGGCTTCCACCGCGGCGGTCAGGCGCTCGGCGACGGGAGCGTCACTTGCAGCGATTTCACGTAGCACGGAAAGCTCACGCGACGAGACCGCCGCGACGATCTCAGCCATCAGCTCCGCCTTGGAGGCGAAATAGGAATAGACGCTGCCGGTCGAGACGCCGCTTGCGGCGGCGACCGCCGCAATCGAGGTCTCGTGGAAGCCGACCTCGGAGACGATGCCGCGCGCGGCGGCGAGGATCGCCTCGCGCTTGCCGGCCTTGCGGGGGTGCCTCGACTGCGTGCCGGCCATCGCTGATCTCGAAATTGAATTTGAATTCAGATTCAATTTGAAGACACAGTTGGCCGCCGTCAAGAGCTGGGATCGGAATGACCGGATTGGAGCACGGCAAGCCGTGGGCGAGATTGCCTCCGGCACGCTCCGGCGCCCCCTTGAGGCACCCTGCGGCGCCTCAGGTACTCACGAAGGCGGCGCCTCGCTGGAATTGGCCGTCCTGTCGCGACCGGCCCAGCGCTCGACGGAATGATCGATGGCGAGCAGGACGAGCGCAAGCAGCGTGGCCGACGCCACGATGGCATGATCGCCCAGCCCGGCGGCGCAGCCGAGCGCGGCAGTGACCCATATGGCCGCGGCGGTGGTCAGGCCCGTCGGCGTCGCATGGCCGCGACGCAGCACGATGACGCCGGCGCCCAGGAAACCGATCCCGGTCAGCAGGCCCTGGACGACGCGGCTGGCGGCATCGGCCTCATGTGGCCCGCTGAAGATCGTCGCCGCGGCGGCCGTACCCAGCCCGACCAGGCCGAAGGTGCGGATTCCGGCGGCACGCTGCCTGTTGGTCCGTTCCCAGCCCACGACGAT includes:
- a CDS encoding acyl-CoA dehydrogenase family protein, which gives rise to MTTLDAYGYDTHEVLNQAPALADYDAFAADPALGRILDAFGAGWFREQAGIVGGHVGSQRVQDLARQANRSLPELRTHDRWGRRVDQIEFHPAWHELMGLAMRDEFHSLCWTRPREGAQVARAAVSYLWNQGENGICCPLGMTYSAIPVLQRDPARWAEFGRLITSSEYDSRPLPAAQKRGGTVGMAMTEKQGGSDLRQTQTVAARNADGTYALTGHKWFFSVPHSDVFLTLARTEEGVSCFVVSGWLPDGSRNRLQIQRLKDKCGNKSNASSEVEFRGVIAHLIGEPGHGIRAGLEMNHYTRLDFAVGSAGLMRHAVAQAAHHTAHRRAFQKALIDQPIMTNVIADLALEVEASAWLAFRFIHALDREGGSEAEKLIGRIGAPIAKYWNCKRATPVVVEALECHGGNGFIEDHLMARLYREAPLNGIWEGTGNVVCLDVLRSIRRYPDCVPALLDELRAARGSDPRYDAFLAGLEADLVDVLRHEHLARRFVERMALGLSASLLIRHAPHAVADAYVASRLAGGWSGHFGSLPQGADLQAIARRAVPVPN
- a CDS encoding TetR/AcrR family transcriptional regulator codes for the protein MAGTQSRHPRKAGKREAILAAARGIVSEVGFHETSIAAVAAASGVSTGSVYSYFASKAELMAEIVAAVSSRELSVLREIAASDAPVAERLTAAVEAFARRAFANRRLAWSMIAEPADPAVDATRLDYRREIAGIFRALVVEGEGQGAFRAVDPDAAAAMIVGGFMEALIGPLSPDRPITSERDREIAAALADLSLAALISREGQAA
- a CDS encoding MgtC/SapB family protein; this encodes MSGFLWGELDLLLRLLAGMAAGIVVGWERTNRQRAAGIRTFGLVGLGTAAAATIFSGPHEADAASRVVQGLLTGIGFLGAGVIVLRRGHATPTGLTTAAAIWVTAALGCAAGLGDHAIVASATLLALVLLAIDHSVERWAGRDRTANSSEAPPS